Proteins encoded together in one Lathyrus oleraceus cultivar Zhongwan6 chromosome 5, CAAS_Psat_ZW6_1.0, whole genome shotgun sequence window:
- the LOC127086174 gene encoding protein GRAVITROPIC IN THE LIGHT 1, producing MESVKPLAVTPSKKLARNFAKVLHLRAFLKNVTISETNPKDETTPINWSESFNKVDEDEELQEQRVATEALLAKVFASVSTVKGAYAELQHFQSPFDPDGIEASDKLLVSELKHLSELKQCYLKKQYDPSPEKAILEAESKETKGVIKTYEITAKKLESQVRLKASEIMFLKEKLVEANSHNKLIEKRLNQSGSLSLSSSSLDNNVNISGLSPSHFASILRHTVKSIRSFVRLVVDEMRSAKWDIDAAVDAIEHNVVYLIEDHKCFAIESFVCKEMFEAFHFPNFNLPNESLPDDRSNQQNWFFQSFNELKSGKVKDFLSVKPQSSFAKFCRNKYLRLVHPKMESSFFGNMNHRNFISNGEFPKSDFFTSFAEMAKRVYLLHCLAYSFEEQAEIFQVSKGCRFSDVYMESVNDEMFMCANSDKTTTIVEPEEEPVVGFTVVPGFRIGKTFLQCQVYLMQKKSSYFQ from the coding sequence ATGGAATCAGTGAAACCATTAGCGGTAACACCAAGCAAGAAACTAGCTAGAAATTTTGCCAAAGTTCTTCATCTCAGAGCATTTTTGAAGAATGTTACTATATCTGAAACAAATCCAAAGGATGAAACAACTCCAATTAATTGGTCTGAATCGTTCAACAAggttgatgaagatgaagagcttCAAGAACAAAGAGTTGCAACAGAAGCACTTCTCGCGAAGGTTTTCGCCAGCGTTTCGACTGTTAAAGGCGCGTATGCTGAGCTACAGCATTTTCAATCACCTTTTGATCCTGATGGAATTGAAGCTTCTGATAAACTACTAGTTTCTGAGTTGAAGCATTTGTCTGAGCTGAAGCAGTGTTACTTGAAGAAACAATATGATCCTTCGCCGGAGAAAGCGATACTCGAAGCTGAATCGAAGGAGACAAAAGGTGTTATAAAAACCTATGAGATTACAGCGAAGAAGTTAGAGTCACAGGTAAGGCTCAAAGCTTCTGAGATTATGTTTCTTAAAGAGAAATTAGTGGAAGCTAATAGTCATAACAAGTTAATCGAGAAGAGATTGAATCAAAGTGGATCGTTATCTTTATCTTCATCTTCGCTAGATAATAATGTTAACATATCAGGGTTAAGTCCTAGCCATTTTGCTAGCATTCTTCGTCATACTGTTAAATCGATTAGAAGCTTTGTGAGGTTAGTTGTCGATGAAATGAGATCTGCAAAATGGGATATCGATGCTGCTGTCGATGCTATTGAACACAATGTTGTTTACCTCATAGAAGATCACAAGTGTTTCGCAATCGAATCCTTTGTTTGCAAAGAAATGTTCGAGGCATTTCACTTCCCGAATTTCAATCTTCCAAACGAGTCGCTTCCGGATGACAGATCCAATCAACAAAACTGGTTCTTTCAGAGCTTCAACGAGCTGAAATCAGGGAAAGTTAAAGACTTTCTCTCCGTGAAACCACAATCATCGTTTGCCAAATTCTGCAGGAACAAGTATTTGAGACTCGTTCATCCGAAAATGGAGTCATCGTTTTTCGGAAACATGAATCACAGGAACTTTATAAGCAATGGAGAGTTTCCAAAAAGTGATTTTTTCACATCGTTTGCTGAAATGGCGAAAAGGGTTTATCTATTACATTGTTTAGCATACTCTTTTGAAGAACAAGCTGAGATTTTCCAAGTTTCAAAAGGGTGTAGATTTTCTGATGTGTACATGGAAAGTGTGAACGATGAAATGTTCATGTGTGCAAATTCAGACAAGACAACAACAATTGTTGAACCAGAAGAAGAACCTGTGGTTGGTTTCACTGTTGTTCCTGGTTTTAGGATTGGTAAAACTTTTTTACAGTGTCAAGTTTACCTCATGCAGAAGAAAAGTTCATATTTTCAATAA